A window of the Bacillus andreraoultii genome harbors these coding sequences:
- a CDS encoding energy-coupling factor transporter transmembrane component T family protein, with protein MNKLILGRYFPGDSILHKLDARAKLIAGFYFIFILFLAKHWLAYILLWGFTFFVMYLSSVSFKTYVRGVRPLIWLILFTVFLQVLFTAGGKIYVDWGPITISQFGLINGVYIFFRFVMIIFISTVITLTTKPIDLTDAIHFLLKPLKIFKLPVEEISIMLSIALRFIPNLLDETQKIMDAQKARGTEFGEGSLFQQMKTLVPIFLPLFVSSLNRAEEVANVMEVRGYQPDGIRSSFRKLHWKSIDTVSLCMMILLTISLLLINRYTLG; from the coding sequence ATGAATAAATTAATCTTAGGCCGTTACTTTCCAGGCGACTCCATTTTACATAAACTTGATGCCCGTGCGAAATTAATTGCCGGTTTTTATTTTATTTTTATATTATTCTTAGCGAAACATTGGTTAGCTTATATTCTTTTATGGGGGTTTACATTTTTCGTTATGTATCTCTCTAGTGTTTCTTTCAAAACTTATGTGCGCGGTGTCCGTCCATTAATTTGGCTCATTTTATTTACCGTTTTTCTCCAAGTACTTTTTACTGCGGGTGGAAAAATATATGTTGATTGGGGACCAATAACAATTTCACAATTTGGTTTAATTAATGGTGTTTACATCTTCTTCCGCTTTGTCATGATTATCTTTATCTCTACCGTCATTACTCTTACAACAAAACCGATTGATTTAACGGATGCTATTCATTTCCTTTTAAAGCCATTAAAAATCTTTAAATTACCTGTTGAGGAAATTTCAATTATGTTGTCAATTGCCCTTCGCTTTATTCCAAACCTATTAGACGAAACGCAAAAAATTATGGATGCACAAAAAGCAAGAGGCACAGAATTTGGTGAAGGTTCGCTTTTTCAGCAAATGAAAACTTTAGTACCTATCTTTTTACCCCTCTTTGTCAGCTCTTTAAATCGTGCAGAAGAAGTAGCAAATGTGATGGAAGTAAGAGGCTATCAACCAGATGGAATAAGGTCATCATTTCGAAAGTTACATTGGAAAAGTATAGATACTGTAAGTTTATGTATGATGATCTTATTAACCATTAGTTTACTATTAATAAATAGGTATACTTTAGGATAG
- a CDS encoding FAD-dependent oxidoreductase — translation MANTNIVIIGAGYAGVHAAKKLAKKYKKDNSVSITLIDRHSYHTMMTELHEVAAHRVEPDAIQYDLRKLFNRTKVNLVTDNVTHVDHEKKVVTTEHGSFPFDYLVLGMGGEPNDFGTPGVKENGFTLWSWEDAVKLRNHIEETVHRASMEHDEEKRKAMLTFTVCGSGFTGVEMIGELLEWKVRLAKDYKLDPQDITLYLVEAAPTILNMLDRKDAGKAEKYMVKKGIKILTNSPIVEVKQDEVVLKSGESLPTYTLIWTAGVRANSDTKDYGMSSARAGRLKVNEYMEAEDLENVYVVGDLAYFEEEEGKPTPQIVEAAEQTAITAAKNIIAKISGGEKQAYKGNYHGFMVSIGARYGVANLSGLRLSGWLAIFMKHMVNLYYFFGIRSGYYMWKYIEHEFFHTKDKRSISRFFTNTRASVIWSVPLRLFVGGFWLVEAFAKIWGETTWKEATASWSKVHLLFTGLGEDSWLVGSTVRMPFDWLQTTTSGASEAADAGATEWATPILNHMPGWFEWFMQIVLPNADMAVFMQKFMVFVELGIGLALIGGLFTWLASAASAGFLIMFTLSAMLGWDKVWALPASIALLNGAGRSIGLDYWVIPWIQNKLGHAWYGKERAIYKDNK, via the coding sequence ATGGCTAATACCAATATTGTAATTATTGGCGCTGGCTATGCAGGAGTACATGCTGCAAAAAAGCTAGCTAAAAAATATAAAAAAGATAATTCCGTCTCCATTACGTTAATTGATCGTCATTCGTATCATACAATGATGACCGAATTGCATGAAGTTGCTGCACATCGAGTAGAACCAGATGCGATTCAATATGATTTACGTAAACTATTTAATAGAACGAAAGTAAACTTAGTTACTGATAATGTGACACATGTTGATCATGAGAAAAAGGTAGTGACAACAGAACATGGATCTTTTCCTTTTGATTACTTAGTATTAGGTATGGGTGGCGAACCAAACGACTTTGGTACACCAGGTGTAAAAGAAAATGGTTTTACTCTTTGGTCTTGGGAAGATGCAGTAAAACTTCGTAATCATATAGAAGAAACTGTTCATCGTGCGTCTATGGAACATGATGAAGAAAAACGTAAAGCAATGTTAACATTTACCGTTTGTGGTTCTGGTTTTACTGGCGTTGAAATGATTGGGGAATTATTAGAATGGAAAGTAAGACTTGCAAAAGATTATAAACTTGATCCACAAGATATTACTTTATATCTCGTTGAAGCAGCACCTACGATTTTAAATATGCTGGATCGAAAGGATGCTGGTAAAGCAGAAAAATATATGGTGAAAAAGGGAATTAAAATCTTAACAAATTCACCAATTGTCGAAGTGAAACAAGATGAGGTAGTTTTAAAATCTGGAGAAAGCCTCCCAACATATACTTTAATTTGGACAGCTGGTGTTCGGGCAAATTCTGATACGAAAGACTATGGTATGAGTTCTGCCCGTGCTGGACGTTTAAAAGTAAATGAATATATGGAAGCTGAAGATTTGGAAAACGTCTATGTTGTTGGTGACTTAGCTTATTTTGAGGAAGAAGAGGGAAAACCAACGCCACAAATTGTGGAAGCAGCTGAACAAACAGCAATAACTGCAGCGAAAAATATTATTGCTAAAATAAGTGGTGGTGAAAAACAGGCTTATAAAGGTAATTACCATGGATTTATGGTATCAATCGGTGCTAGATATGGTGTTGCAAATTTAAGTGGGCTTCGTCTAAGTGGTTGGTTAGCAATTTTCATGAAACATATGGTTAACTTATATTATTTCTTTGGAATTCGTAGTGGTTACTATATGTGGAAATATATTGAACATGAATTTTTCCATACAAAAGATAAACGTAGTATCTCTCGTTTCTTTACAAATACTCGTGCTAGTGTCATTTGGAGTGTACCACTACGTCTATTTGTCGGTGGTTTCTGGTTAGTTGAAGCTTTTGCAAAAATATGGGGCGAAACAACTTGGAAAGAAGCAACAGCTAGTTGGTCTAAAGTTCATTTATTATTTACTGGTTTAGGTGAAGATTCATGGTTAGTCGGTTCAACGGTTCGTATGCCTTTTGATTGGTTACAAACAACAACAAGTGGGGCAAGTGAGGCTGCTGATGCTGGAGCAACCGAATGGGCGACTCCAATTTTAAATCATATGCCTGGCTGGTTTGAATGGTTTATGCAAATTGTTCTTCCAAATGCAGATATGGCTGTATTTATGCAAAAATTTATGGTGTTTGTCGAATTAGGAATTGGTCTTGCTCTTATTGGCGGATTATTTACTTGGCTTGCAAGTGCAGCTAGTGCTGGTTTCTTAATCATGTTTACATTAAGTGCGATGCTTGGCTGGGATAAAGTATGGGCACTTCCTGCTTCTATTGCTTTACTAAATGGTGCTGGTCGTTCTATCGGTCTTGACTATTGGGTAATTCCTTGGATTCAAAACAAGTTAGGTCATGCATGGTATGGCAAAGAAAGGGCAATATATAAAGACAACAAGTAA
- a CDS encoding NusG domain II-containing protein — protein MKSYYKMIKRWDIIVVFSLVLLSFIPFFIFTYIQSDRETATSVNVAVISVDGKEVKRITLSDNQKTHIFDIHDGDGGVNTIEVKDNKIRIKSANCSDQVCVLTGFIKKPGETIVCLPHKVLIEIVSENQTSDEMIISS, from the coding sequence ATGAAATCATACTACAAAATGATAAAACGTTGGGATATCATCGTAGTTTTCTCTTTAGTTCTCCTTTCATTTATTCCTTTTTTTATTTTTACTTATATTCAATCAGATCGAGAAACTGCGACATCCGTCAATGTAGCAGTTATATCAGTAGACGGTAAAGAAGTAAAACGTATCACTTTAAGCGATAATCAAAAAACACACATTTTTGATATCCATGATGGTGACGGTGGAGTGAATACAATCGAAGTGAAGGATAATAAAATTCGGATAAAAAGTGCCAATTGTTCGGACCAAGTCTGTGTATTAACTGGGTTCATCAAAAAACCAGGAGAGACTATTGTTTGTCTGCCACATAAAGTGTTAATTGAAATTGTAAGTGAAAATCAAACTTCAGATGAGATGATTATTAGTTCATAA
- the pplA gene encoding extracellular electron transfer flavoprotein PplA — protein sequence MKFNKIAFASALSLSLLLAACGSDDNATKTKDKSNENKAPKTEEVASKLVAGGALKDGTYSLSEKDFDDNGWKVQFDMTVKDGKIAESNYNYVNADGKLKSEDKDYQKAMVEKSGTGPADYIPELNDQLVNKQNASQVEVVSGATHSSESFINYAQQLIQAAQKGDTTAIEIDTKAPLKDGEYSLEEKNLDSTGWKTFIKMTVANGKISKVDYNYLNGDGKLKTDDEEYEKTMSEKSGTGPQEYIPELAKSLVEKQNAAEVEVVSGATHSSHAFKMYAAQLINAAQKGDTTPIEVDNRVFEENK from the coding sequence ATGAAATTCAACAAGATTGCTTTTGCATCTGCTCTTTCTCTTTCATTACTTTTAGCAGCATGTGGTTCTGATGATAATGCTACGAAAACTAAAGATAAAAGTAATGAAAATAAGGCTCCAAAAACAGAGGAAGTTGCTAGCAAATTAGTTGCTGGGGGTGCATTAAAAGACGGTACGTATTCATTATCTGAAAAAGATTTCGATGATAATGGTTGGAAAGTTCAATTTGATATGACAGTAAAAGATGGCAAAATTGCCGAATCTAATTATAATTATGTAAATGCTGATGGTAAATTAAAATCAGAAGATAAAGACTACCAAAAAGCAATGGTCGAAAAATCTGGTACAGGTCCTGCTGATTACATTCCAGAATTGAATGACCAATTAGTAAATAAACAAAATGCTAGCCAAGTAGAAGTTGTTTCTGGTGCAACTCATTCATCTGAAAGCTTCATTAATTATGCACAACAATTAATTCAAGCAGCTCAAAAAGGTGATACAACTGCTATTGAAATCGATACTAAGGCTCCATTAAAAGATGGGGAATATAGTCTAGAAGAAAAGAATCTTGATTCCACTGGCTGGAAAACTTTCATTAAAATGACTGTTGCTAATGGAAAAATTTCTAAAGTAGACTACAATTATTTAAATGGTGATGGCAAATTAAAAACTGACGATGAAGAATATGAAAAAACAATGAGTGAAAAATCTGGAACAGGTCCTCAAGAATATATTCCAGAATTAGCTAAATCTCTAGTAGAAAAACAAAATGCTGCTGAAGTAGAAGTTGTTTCTGGTGCAACTCATTCAAGTCATGCATTTAAAATGTATGCAGCACAACTAATAAATGCAGCTCAAAAAGGAGATACTACTCCTATCGAAGTTGATAATCGAGTTTTTGAAGAAAATAAGTAA
- the menA gene encoding 1,4-dihydroxy-2-naphthoate polyprenyltransferase, with the protein MSLHAFFKLVEIQTKLASLFPFLVGSLFVLYRYETFKPVNTIIFFCSMLLFDLTTTAINNYMDYKKATSESYRKEKNIIGQENIQEWIIITTIFLLLITATALGIVLVTKTDLLVLIIGMICFAIGILYTFGPIPISRMPLGEIFSGVTMGFGILFLIVYVNAYDKGIANLIWSGTIISLRVDVIKILEIVLVSLPCIFTIANIMLANNICDLDEDIKNKRFTLPYYIGRKYAIWLFNALYFGAFIAILVAIMLNLLPKIMLLSLIAGIPVYKHVKLFNKKQSKYETFSVSVKNLIIINGSITTLLCLAVLI; encoded by the coding sequence ATGTCTTTACACGCGTTTTTTAAATTAGTTGAAATACAAACAAAACTTGCCAGCCTCTTCCCTTTTCTAGTTGGTTCGCTTTTTGTTTTATATCGTTATGAAACATTTAAACCTGTAAATACGATCATTTTCTTCTGCTCTATGCTTTTATTTGACTTAACGACGACAGCTATTAATAATTATATGGATTATAAAAAAGCAACAAGTGAAAGCTATAGAAAAGAGAAAAATATTATCGGTCAAGAAAATATACAAGAGTGGATTATAATTACAACAATTTTCTTACTATTAATAACCGCAACCGCACTTGGCATTGTACTTGTAACAAAAACAGATTTGCTTGTTTTAATTATTGGCATGATTTGCTTTGCCATCGGAATTCTATATACATTCGGACCAATTCCCATATCTCGGATGCCTTTGGGAGAAATTTTCTCTGGTGTTACGATGGGGTTCGGTATCCTATTTCTAATTGTCTATGTAAATGCTTATGATAAAGGAATTGCCAATCTCATATGGTCTGGGACTATCATCAGTTTACGGGTAGATGTAATAAAAATATTAGAGATTGTCCTTGTTTCTCTACCTTGTATTTTTACTATTGCTAATATTATGCTTGCAAATAATATATGTGATCTTGATGAAGATATAAAAAATAAACGGTTTACCCTTCCCTATTATATTGGTAGAAAGTATGCAATTTGGCTATTCAATGCTTTATATTTCGGTGCCTTTATAGCTATTTTGGTTGCTATTATGTTAAATTTACTTCCAAAAATTATGTTACTTTCCCTCATAGCAGGTATACCGGTTTATAAACATGTAAAACTATTTAATAAGAAACAAAGTAAATATGAAACATTCTCTGTTTCGGTAAAAAATTTAATCATTATTAATGGCTCAATTACCACGTTACTCTGTCTAGCTGTTTTAATATAA
- a CDS encoding FAD:protein FMN transferase: MNHLKKITLLLIALLLSFIAGCNGQTEKADNPKLTTNPASRTEFLMGTVVTVKIYDQNKEDVLDSVFERIKVLADQITVNDDEDKSEIDHINTSAGMAPVKVSKDIYTLIETGKTYSKRANGSFDISIGPLSTLWHIGFPDARKPSQEEIEQVLPLIDYQAIQLNSEKQTVFLKNKGMQLDLGGIAKGFITDEVVKVLKKHHVTSAIVDLGGNVFVYGTNATGNKWTVGIQDPFSPRGEVIGSIQLANKSVVTSGIYERYLTVGNKTYHHILNPKDGYPFNNDIAGVSVITNKSIDGDSLSTLLFSKGVKEGLAFAKKLDDVESIFITHDKKIYMTNGLKGQFKLTNKEFTIQD, translated from the coding sequence ATGAATCATTTGAAAAAAATTACTCTACTCCTAATCGCCCTTCTATTGTCTTTTATCGCTGGTTGTAATGGCCAAACAGAAAAGGCAGATAATCCGAAACTTACGACAAATCCGGCCAGTCGAACAGAATTTTTAATGGGTACTGTCGTAACTGTAAAAATTTATGATCAAAATAAAGAAGATGTTCTCGACTCTGTTTTTGAAAGAATTAAAGTACTAGCAGATCAAATCACCGTCAATGATGACGAAGATAAATCTGAAATCGATCACATAAATACAAGCGCAGGAATGGCACCAGTCAAAGTATCAAAAGATATTTATACGTTAATTGAAACGGGAAAAACCTATAGTAAACGTGCCAATGGATCTTTTGATATTTCTATTGGTCCCCTAAGTACACTTTGGCATATAGGCTTTCCTGACGCAAGAAAGCCAAGTCAAGAGGAAATTGAGCAAGTTCTTCCTCTAATTGATTATCAAGCTATTCAATTAAATAGTGAAAAACAAACCGTATTTTTAAAAAATAAAGGAATGCAACTTGATCTTGGTGGTATTGCAAAAGGATTTATTACGGATGAAGTGGTAAAAGTATTAAAAAAACATCATGTTACTTCTGCAATTGTTGATTTAGGTGGAAATGTATTTGTTTATGGAACGAATGCGACAGGTAACAAATGGACTGTCGGTATCCAAGATCCATTCTCACCTCGTGGAGAAGTCATTGGTAGCATTCAACTTGCAAATAAATCGGTAGTTACTTCAGGTATCTATGAACGTTATCTCACAGTCGGTAACAAAACTTATCACCATATATTAAATCCGAAAGATGGGTACCCATTTAATAATGATATCGCTGGTGTATCTGTCATCACAAACAAATCAATTGATGGAGATTCCCTCTCTACCCTTCTATTTTCAAAAGGTGTAAAGGAAGGTCTTGCCTTTGCAAAAAAATTAGATGATGTTGAATCAATATTTATTACACATGATAAAAAAATTTATATGACGAATGGTTTAAAAGGTCAATTCAAGCTAACAAATAAAGAGTTTACGATACAAGATTAA
- a CDS encoding energy-coupling factor transporter ATPase — translation MVNEIIFNQVYADYRLGPMRSSDVLDNVNLQISKGSFTAIVGHTGAGKSSLLKTMNGLILPKQGKVQVGKYVITSKSNKSLKEVRKRVGMVFQFPEAQIFAETVEKDICFGPMNFGVSESDAKMIAHNVIKQVGLDPSYLQKSPFSLSGGQKRRVAIAGILAMNPDILVLDEPGAGLDPKGKQEILSMLSSWNRENHLTTIMVTHDMEDVAQYAEDIIVMNKGKVVFHNTVREFFSNHNLVESLDLDVPDARRFQLQIEQKTGIQLPKTCLSVDELADCLIEVGLV, via the coding sequence ATGGTTAATGAAATAATATTTAATCAAGTGTATGCCGATTATCGATTAGGTCCAATGCGTTCAAGTGATGTTTTAGATAATGTAAATTTACAAATATCCAAAGGTTCATTTACCGCAATTGTTGGCCATACAGGAGCTGGAAAATCAAGTCTTTTAAAAACAATGAATGGTCTAATTTTACCGAAACAAGGTAAAGTTCAAGTAGGGAAATATGTTATTACAAGTAAAAGTAACAAATCATTAAAAGAAGTCCGAAAACGGGTAGGAATGGTATTTCAGTTTCCTGAAGCACAAATTTTTGCAGAAACAGTTGAAAAAGATATTTGTTTTGGTCCAATGAACTTTGGTGTATCAGAATCCGATGCAAAGATGATCGCACATAATGTTATTAAACAAGTTGGTCTAGATCCATCATACTTGCAAAAGTCCCCTTTTTCATTATCAGGAGGACAAAAACGACGAGTAGCAATTGCCGGGATTTTAGCAATGAATCCAGATATATTAGTTTTAGATGAGCCTGGTGCTGGACTTGATCCTAAAGGAAAACAAGAAATATTATCAATGCTTTCTTCTTGGAATAGAGAAAATCATTTAACAACGATCATGGTTACTCACGATATGGAGGATGTCGCACAATATGCGGAAGATATTATTGTAATGAATAAAGGAAAAGTTGTATTTCACAATACTGTACGGGAATTTTTTTCGAATCATAATCTTGTAGAGTCACTAGATTTAGACGTTCCAGATGCTAGACGGTTTCAATTACAAATCGAACAAAAAACAGGTATTCAATTGCCCAAAACTTGTTTATCAGTAGATGAGCTTGCAGACTGTTTAATCGAGGTGGGACTTGTATGA
- a CDS encoding energy-coupling factor transporter ATPase, translating into MGKPLSPMIEVKDLTFKYDMREAIEALSSINFTIYKGEWVSIIGNNGSGKSTLANILIGLLTPQYGEVKINGLTLHEKNKWEIRKHMGIVFQNPDNQFIGTTVEDDVAFGLENLNLPYDEMKIRVDKALREVGMEDFRHADPSRLSGGQKQRVAIAGLLALQPKILLLDEAFVMLDPRSRKDLLHTLKQLKKEQSLTIISITHDMNEAASSDRVILLKNGQISATGAPKEVFTSELDFEAPFSERLRRTLLKKGRPIQNRYMTEDEMIKWLMK; encoded by the coding sequence ATGGGAAAACCTTTATCCCCTATGATAGAAGTAAAAGACTTGACTTTCAAATATGATATGCGTGAAGCAATTGAAGCACTCTCCTCTATAAACTTTACGATTTATAAAGGAGAGTGGGTCTCAATAATTGGCAATAATGGTTCGGGAAAATCAACTTTGGCAAATATTTTAATAGGCTTGTTGACTCCTCAATATGGTGAAGTAAAAATAAATGGACTCACATTACATGAAAAAAACAAATGGGAAATACGAAAGCATATGGGCATTGTCTTTCAAAATCCGGATAACCAATTTATCGGAACAACAGTTGAAGATGATGTAGCGTTCGGATTAGAAAATTTGAATTTACCTTATGATGAGATGAAAATCCGTGTTGATAAAGCGTTACGTGAAGTTGGTATGGAAGATTTTCGTCATGCTGACCCTTCCCGCCTATCTGGAGGACAAAAACAGCGGGTTGCTATTGCTGGATTATTGGCGTTGCAACCAAAAATCTTACTACTCGATGAAGCATTTGTTATGTTAGATCCGAGAAGCCGAAAAGATTTATTACATACACTAAAGCAATTAAAAAAAGAACAAAGCCTAACCATTATTTCCATTACCCATGACATGAATGAAGCCGCATCAAGTGATCGGGTGATTTTATTAAAAAATGGACAAATTTCTGCAACAGGAGCTCCGAAAGAAGTTTTTACTAGCGAACTTGATTTTGAAGCTCCATTTAGTGAAAGATTACGACGTACCCTACTAAAAAAAGGTCGTCCCATACAAAATAGATATATGACGGAAGATGAGATGATCAAATGGTTAATGAAATAA